In one Brassica oleracea var. oleracea cultivar TO1000 chromosome C9, BOL, whole genome shotgun sequence genomic region, the following are encoded:
- the LOC106313329 gene encoding VAMP-like protein YKT61: MKITALLVLKAAPETSDPVILANASDVSHFGYFQRSSVKEFVVFVGRTVASRTPPSQRQSVQHEEYKVHAYNRNGLCAVGFMDDHYPVRSAFSLLNQVIDEYQKSFGEAWRSAKEDSAQPWPYLAEALTKFQDPAEADKLLKIQRELDETKIILHKTIDSVLARGEKLDSLVEKSSDLSMASQMFYKQAKKTNSCCTIL, encoded by the exons ATGAAGATCACCGCCTTGCTTGTTCTCAAGGCCGCCCCCGAAACCTCGGATCCAGTGATCCTCGCAAACGCTTCGGACGTCTCTCACTTTGGCTATTTCCAGCGATCTAGCGTCAAGGAGTTCGTCGTCTTCGTGGGCCGCACCGTCGCTAGCCGAACCCCTCCTTCTCAGCGCCAGTCCGTCCAGCACGAAG AGTACAAGGTTCACGCTTACAATAGGAATGGCCTTTGCGCGGTGGGATTCATGGACGATCATTATCCTGTTCGAAGTGCCTTTTCTCTTCTCAATCAG GTCATAGATGAGTACCAGAAGAGTTTTGGTGAGGCGTGGAGGTCTGCTAAAGAAGACTCCGCTCAGCCCTGGCCTTACTTAGCCGAAGCTCTTACCAAATTCCAG GACCCGGCAGAGGCTGATAAGCTGTTGAAAATCCAGAGGGAGTTGGATGAGACCAAGATTATCCTC CATAAGACCATTGATAGCGTTCTAGCCCGCGGTGAGAAGCTGGACAGCCTAGTGGAGAAGAGCTCTGATTTGAGCATGGCATCGCAG ATGTTCTACAAGCAAGCAAAGAAAACGAATTCATGCTGCACTATTCTGTGA
- the LOC106313330 gene encoding outer membrane lipoprotein Blc, producing the protein MTSTEMKAVKGLDLERYMGRWYEIASFPSRFQPKDGVDTRATYTLNPDGTVHVLNETWNGGKRGFIQGSAYKADPKSDEAKLKVKFFVPPFLPVIPVTGDYWVLYIDPEYQHAVIGQPSRSYLWILSRTAHMEEETYKQLVEKAVEEGYDVSKLHKTPQSDTPPESNTAPDDTKGVWWLKSIFGK; encoded by the exons ATGACGTCGACGGAGATGAAAGCTGTGAAAGGGCTCGACTTGGAGAGATACATGGGCCGTTGGTACGAGATTGCTTCTTTCCCTTCCAGGTTCCAGCCCAAAGACGGTGTCGACACTCGCGCCACGTACACTCTTAACCCCGACGGCACGGTGCACGTCTTGAACGAGACGTGGAACGGAGGCAAGAGAGGTTTCATCCAAGGCTCAGCTTACAAAGCTGATCCAAAGAGCGATGAGGCCAAGCTTAAAGTCAAGTTCTTTGTCCCTCCTTTCCTTCCCGTTATTCCCGTCACGGGGGATTACTGGGTGTTGTATATTGATCCTGAGTACCAGCATGCCGTCATCGGACAGCCTTCGAGGAGTTATCTTTGG ATACTGAGCAGGACGGCGCATATGGAGGAAGAGACGTACAAGCAGCTGGTGGAGAAGGCGGTGGAGGAAGGGTACGATGTCAGCAAGCTTCACAAGACTCCTCAGAGCGACACACCACCTGAGTCCAACACTGCCCCTGACGACACCAAGGGTGTCTGGTGGCTCAAGTCTATCTTCGGCAAGTAG
- the LOC106317890 gene encoding glycerophosphodiester phosphodiesterase GDPDL7-like, whose amino-acid sequence MLRFLILFSLFIHSCVAAPKAPAAAAALPTKKWLTLNGQEPGVVARGGISGLFPESCALANDLAISSSSPGLTILCNLQMTNDGAGICLPDIRLDNATTIPTLFPKGQKTYKVNGQDLKGWFALDYSADTIFSNVSLVQNIYSRPSIFDGQMPISAVEDVLGIKPPKFWLSVQNDAFYMEHKLSPAEYLRSLGFRGITFISSPEIGFLKSIGRDAVMSKTKLIFEFKDPEAMEPTTNKKYSEILQNLAAIKAFASGVLVPKGYIWPIDSAKYLKPATTLVADAHKAGLEVYASGFANDMPASFNYSYDPSAEYLQFVDNGQFSVDGFITDFPPTASQAITCFSHQKGNLPKAGHALVITHNGASGDYPGCTDLAYQKAVEDGADVIDCSVQMSKDGIAFCHDSADLTASTTAMATFMSRATSVPEIQPTNGVFSFDLTWAEIQSLKPQIQSPFITKVGITRNPANKNAGKFVTLDDFLKFSKEKAVTGVLVNIQNAAYLASKKGLGIVDAVKSALTKSTLDKQTTQRVLIQSDDSSVLAGFEAVPPYTRVLSIDKEIGDAPKASVDEIKKHADAVNILRSSLVTISGSFAAGKTNVVEEMHKGNISVYVSVLRNEYISIAFDYFSDPTVEFATFIAGNGVDGVITEFPATATRYLRSPCSDLDKEQPYAILPAEAGSLISVANKEAQPPASAPSPPLDAKDVIDPPLPPVANMAANNATGATPNAPGHSGSIATTANLCLSLLAILAMGLLFATE is encoded by the exons ATGCTGAGGTTTCTAATTCTTTTCTCCCTTTTCATACACTCTTGTGTTGCGGCTCCCAAGGCTCCTGCTGCTGCCGCGGCTCTTCCTACCAAAAAATGGCTCACCCTTAACG GTCAAGAACCTGGGGTTGTGGCCAGAGGCGGCATCTCGGGTCTTTTCCCGGAGTCATGCGCCCTTGCAAATGACTTGGCTATTAGCAGCAGCTCGCCTGGCCTCACAATCTTGTGCAACCTTCAGATGACAAACGACGGTGCTGGCATTTGCTTGCCTGATATCAGGCTTGACAATGCAACCACCATCCCCACCCTCTTCCCCAAAGGCCAGAAGACCTACAAGGTCAATGGTCAGGACCTTAAAGGCTGGTTTGCCCTTGACTACTCTGCTGACACCATCTTCTCCAATGTCTCTT TGGTCCAGAACATCTACTCTCGGCCCAGCATTTTCGACGGCCAGATGCCTATTTCCGCCGTGGAAGACGTCCTAGGAATCAAGCCTCCCAAGTTCTGGTTGAGCGTTCAG AACGACGCATTCTACATGGAACACAAGCTAAGCCCAGCCGAGTACCTGAGAAGCCTGGGATTCCGTGGCATTACTTTCATCTCATCTCCGGAGATCGGTTTCTTGAAGAGCATCGGGAGAGATGCAGTCATGTCCAAGACAAAACTCATATTCGAGTTCAAAGACCCTGAAGCAATGGAACCCACCACCAACAAAAAGTACAGCGAGATTCTGCAGAACCTAGCAGCCATCAAGGCATTTGCTTCAGGCGTTCTTGTCCCCAAAGGCTACATTTGGCCCATTGACTCGGCCAAGTACCTTAAGCCGGCCACCACCCTTGTGGCTGATGCCCACAAGGCCGGTTTAGAGGTCTATGCCTCTGGTTTTGCTAATGATATGCCCGCCAGCTTTAACTACAGCTATGATCCCTCTGCTGAGTATCTCCAGTTTGTGGACAATGGCCAGTTCTCTGTTGATGGCTTCATCACCGATTTCCCGCCAACAGCATCACAAGCCATCA CTTGCTTTTCTCACCAAAAGGGAAACCTCCCCAAAGCAGGCCATGCGTTGGTCATAACTCACAATGGAGCAAGTGGAGACTATCCAGGCTGCACTGACCTGGCTTATCAAAAAGCGGTGGAAGATGGAGCAGATGTGATCGACTGTTCTGTTCAGATGTCCAAAGATGGAATAGCTTTCTGCCATGATTCTGCAGACCTCACGGCAAGCACCACCGCCATGGCCACGTTCATGTCCCGAGCCACCAGCGTTCCTGAAATCCAGCCTACCAACGGCGTTTTCTCTTTTGATCTCACTTGGGCTGAGATCCAGTCTCTGAAGC CTCAAATCCAGAGCCCTTTCATAACTAAGGTGGGAATCACGAGAAACCCAGCAAACAAGAATGCCGGGAAGTTCGTAACTCTTGATGACTTCCTTAAGTTCAGCAAAGAAAAGGCAGTCACTGGAGTTCTTGTCAACATCCAG AATGCTGCTTATTTAGCCTCAAAGAAAGGCTTAGGAATCGTAGACGCAGTCAAGTCCGCTCTGACCAAATCCACACTCGACAAGCAAACAACCCAAAGGGTATTGATTCAGTCAGATGACAGTTCAGTTCTGGCCGGTTTTGAGGCTGTCCCTCCCTACACTAGAGTCTTGAGCATCGACAAGGAAATAGGAGATGCTCCCAAGGCATCCGTTGACGAAATCAAGAAGCATGCAGATGCTGTCAATATCTTGAGAAGTTCTCTCGTCACCATCTCCGGAAGCTTTGCCGCAGGGAAGACCAACGTAGTGGAGGAAATGCACAAGGGGAATATCTCTGTTTATGTCTCGGTGCTAAGGAACGAGTATATCTCCATAGCGTTCGACTACTTCTCTGATCCTACGGTAGAGTTTGCCACATTCATTGCAGGGAATGGTGTTGATGGAGTCATCACGGAGTTCCCTGCCACCGCCACCAGATACTTAA GGAGTCCATGCTCAGATTTAGACAAAGAGCAGCCCTATGCCATCTTACCTGCAGAGGCTGGCTCTCTAATCTCCGTGGCAAACAAGGAAGCACAGCCACCAGCTAGTGCCCCAAGCCCACCTCTTGACGCCAAAGACGTGATTGATCCTCCTCTGCCTCCTGTTGCAAACATGGCCGCCAACAATGCAACTGGAGCTACGCCAAATGCCCCTGGTCACTCTGGCTCTATTGCCACCACTGCTAATCTGTGCCTTTCCTTGCTGGCAATACTGGCTATGGGACTCCTCTTTGCCACTGAATAA
- the LOC106317889 gene encoding FIP1[V]-like protein produces the protein MDEDDEFGDLYSDVFHPPAVLPPPPPPLRSIDLNLRSQDQDEPEEPNPPPVSRVSDTTAASKLPPALPRDANRDSGGGDDKDMTFDIEEPDADSAPSIPGLALDRGVATTIEEAGDGGGGDDWDSDSEDDLQIVLNDNNVMMGGDNRRSRMGDNDDDDDEEPLVIVTDTDQNQPMEDQLWGEDGFQGVEGEGKEGGGEALKGSGPGGAVGPPKAGYSSHGYHPFHSQFKYVRPGAAPTPGGAASNAGTSSGQVRPPANLGPMAGRGRGDWRPMGMRNPSVAQKGYHQAWGSNTAGRGLDFTLPSHKTIFEVDIETFEEKPWRYQGVDITDYFNFGLNEETWIDYCRQLDQRRIETTMQSRIRVYESGRTDQGYDPDLPPELAAATGAQGVPVGSSDLVKVETAQGDSAKVPAHVRPALPPGRPIPVETGSGERQPSVDTRAPRMRDLDAIIEIVCQDSHEDAPSGENDTEPAVSSLPIENVPVETGYVNSRRPDGESAERSPTQDEPRKRLLSKQDDEISRSTGSGQSFRSSSPVGDRGTMSSSIDREDMGGVAGKDAEMEEERKTSSAVQEDDGGESKTERSSGNSKARSESHRDHQQLKDSAEQEVIQNKHSTRPASSKKHHDNSAPYQSRKNQDRGKEMERTRAASKGGREYSNPHTDVDYSIARGDDYDRRKERDVDGGFWRRKEDDPFSRRGGDEGFRKRDREEDLGSKQRGKMRESDIRNKDDHHVPSRKHLDDGGLRNSYELDDHIGKRRKDEEYLRRNRSEKNEISYGQRESSTSRLKRERGDRLDHQKRDVQHKSRDDFDDHSSLRHRDDFYMQRDGNDRLREREGMDKLKLTPEDGLSARGRERQVPTTRGHRGSEDRSSSLMKDDYKASEKEHLTKDSTRHSKQTKRREYHGEESSHHRGHGDFSARTDETANNEKMPRQERTSAKSDNVINSLDGQQLQDRKHKDSRRKIKEQREGADSVRSKQGEENGSSEVTGSKGKNEARNHRSEIPQQTNATKRHKEDASSGDELQDSKRGRTKMERWASHKERDDVVTVTASSTSSKLQEKEKGTNGRVLEPVHDKNRDLTEEKSSHDLAETKDRSEKGPPGDRHLDTVEKLKKHSERFKLPMPTEKDTTVVKKMESETLPSAKIEGPVDSEVKAERPARKRRWTSS, from the exons ATGGACGAAGACGATGAGTTCGGAGATCTCTACTCCGACGTGTTCCACCCCCCCGCCGTTCTTCCTCCCCCGCCTCCTCCTCTCCGTTCAATCGACCTCAACCTCCGATCCCAAGATCAAGATGAGCCAGAAGAACCTAATCCACCTCCCGTCTCTAGGGTTTCCGACACCACCGCCGCCTCCAAATTACCGCCCGCTCTCCCTCGCGACGCGAATCGCGATTCTGGCGGCGGCGACGATAAGGACATGACCTTCGACATCGAAGAGCCCGACGCCGATTCCGCGCCTTCGATTCCCGGTTTGGCCCTAGATCGAGGCGTCGCGACGACAATTGAGGAGGCTGGCGACGGTGGTGGAGGAGATGATTGGGATAGCGACAGTGAAGACGATCTACAGATAGTGTTGAACGACAACAACGTCATGATGGGAGGCGACAACAGAAGATCGAGGATGGGAGACAACGATGACGACGATGATGAAGAGCCGCTTGTGATTGTGACCGACACGGATCAGAACCAACCTATGGAGGATCAGCTCTGGGGAGAAGATGGTTTTCAAGGAGTCGAAGGAGAAGGCAAAGAGGGAGGAGGAGAAGCTCTCAAGGGGAGTGGGCCAGGAGGTGCTGTTGGGCCGCCTAAAGCTGGGTATAGCAGTCATGGGTATCATCCGTTTCATTCTCAGTTTAAG TATGTAAGACCGGGGGCAGCTCCCACGCCTGGAGGTGCTGCATCTAATGCTGGGACTTCCTCAGGTCAAGTTCGTCCACCCGCCAACCTAGGTCCTATGGCTGGTCGTGGCAGAGGAGATTGGCGTCCGATGGGAATGAGGAATCCTTCTGTTGCACAGAAAGGCTACCACCAGGCTTGGGGTAGTAATACAGCAGGGAGGGGACTTGACTTCACTCTTCCTTCTCACAA GACGATATTTGAGGTGGACATAGAGACTTTTGAGGAAAAGCCATGGAGATATCAAGGAGTTGATATCACAGACTACTTCAACTTTGGACTGAACGAGGAGACCTGGATAGACTATTGCAGACAGCTG GACCAACGCCGTATAGAGACTACGATGCAAAGCAGAATACGTGTTTATGAAAGTGGTCGAACAGATCAG GGTTATGATCCAGATCTTCCCCCAGAGCTAGCTGCAGCTACAGGGGCGCAGGGTGTTCCTGTTGGTTCTTCAGATTTAGTGAAGGTAGAAACTGCTCAAGGTGATTCAGCTAAAGTGCCAGCTCATGTTCGACCTGCACTG CCCCCTGGAAGACCGATACCTGTGGAGACTGGTTCTGGTGAGCGTCAGCCATCCGTTGATACACGTGCTCCTCGAATGCGTGATCTAGATGCTATCATTGAG ATTGTATGTCAGGATTCACACGAGGATGCGCCTTCGGGTGAAAATGACACAGAACCAGCTGTTAGTAGCCTTCCTATAGAAAATGTTCCAGTTGAGACTGGGTACGTTAACAGCAGGAGACCAGATGGGGAATCTGCTGAACGAAGTCCTACCCAGGATGAACCACGTAAAAGGCTTCTCAGTAAGCAAGACGATGAGATCTCTAGAAGCACTGGTAGTGGCCAGAGTTTTCGTTCGTCGTCTCCTGTTGGGGACAGAGGCACAATGTCATCAAGTATTGATCGTGAAGATATGGGAGGCGTAGCCGGCAAAGATGCTGAGATGGAAGAGGAGCGTAAAACGAGTTCTGCAGTTCAAGAAGATGATGGAGGGGAATCAAAGACGGAGAGAAGTAGTGGAAACAGCAAAGCAAGATCTGAAAGTCACAGAGATCATCAGCAATTGAAGGATAGTGCAGAACAGGAAGTTATTCAAAATAAGCATTCTACTCGACCAGCTAGCAGTAAGAAACATCACGATAACAGTGCACCGTATCAGAGCAGAAAGAATCAAGACAGAGGGAAAGAAATGGAAAGAACTCGAGCGGCGAGCAAAGGTGGTAGGGAGTACTCAAATCCTCATACGGACGTTGATTACTCAATTGCAAGGGGCGACGATTATGATAGAAGGAAAGAGCGAGATGTTGATGGGGGGTTCTGGCGCAGGAAAGAGGATGACCCATTCAGTAGAAGAGGTGGGGATGAAGGGTTTAGAAAAAGGGATCGTGAAGAGGATCTGGGCTCTAAGCAGAGGGGTAAAATGAGAGAGAGTGACATACGCAACAAAGATGATCATCATGTTCCATCGAGAAAGCATTTGGACGATGGTGGTTTAAGAAATAGTTATGAACTGGATGATCACATCGGGAAGAGGAGGAAGGATGAAGAATACTTAAGAAGAAACCGCTCTGAAAAGAACGAAATCTCATATGGTCAAAGAGAATCATCAACCAGCCGCCTGAAACGAGAACGGGGTGATAGGTTGGACCATCAAAAGAGAGATGTCCAACATAAAAGCAGAGATGATTTTGATGACCACAGTTCTCTCAGGCACAGAGATGATTTCTATATGCAGAGAGATGGAAATGACAGGTTGAGAGAGCGCGAGGGTATGGATAAATTGAAATTAACTCCGGAGGATGGCTTATCAGCACGAGGAAGAGAGAGGCAGGTACCTACTACAAGGGGTCATAGAGGCTCAGAAGACCGATCATCATCGTTGATGAAGGATGATTATAAAGCTTCTGAGAAAGAGCATCTCACAAAAGATTCAACAAGGCATAGTAAACAGACGAAGAGAAGGGAATATCATGGTGAAGAAAGTTCTCATCATAGAGGACACGGAGACTTCTCTGCACGCACAGATGAGACTGCTAACAATGAGAAAATGCCAAGGCAGGAGAGAACAAGTGCTAAAAGTGACAATGTTATTAATTCTTTGGACGGCCAGCAGTTGCAAGACAGAAAACATAAAGATTCCAGACGAAAGATTAAAGAACAACGAGAGGGTGCCGATTCAGTGAGGAGCAAGCAAGGAGAAGAAAATGGCAGTTCAGAAGTAACG GGCTCAAAAGGTAAAAACGAAGCAAGAAATCACAGGAGTGAGATCCCACAGCAGACTAACGCCACCAAAAGACACAAGGAGGATGCTTCATCTGGTGATGAGCTGCAAGATTCAAAGAGAGGACGTACGAAAATGGAGCGTTGGGCAAGCCACAAAGAGAGAGATGATGTTGTCACTGTCACGGCATCGTCCACTTCTTCAAAACTTCAAGAGAAGGAAAAAGGCACTAACGGCCGAGTTCTCGAACCTGTCCATGACAAGAATCGGGATTTAACTGAAGAGAAAAGTAGCCATGACCTTGCAGAGACCAAAGATAGAAGCGAGAAGGGACCTCCAGGAGATCGGCACTTGGACACGGTTGAGAAACTCAAGAAACATAGTGAACGGTTCAAACTTCCAATGCCCACGGAGAAAGATACCACAGTCGTAAAGAAAATGGAGTCTGAGACGCTGCCCTCTGCAAAAATTGAAGGCCCTGTGGATTCAGAGGTGAAAGCAGAGCGGCCAGCAAGGAAAAGACGGTGGACAAGTAGCTGA
- the LOC106315028 gene encoding uncharacterized protein LOC106315028, whose translation MNYPANQRDEVRRRYLTKGPCQPYGHKFKQILISGSTRRFNPAWFDQYEGFSSWNKPDRLLTHMGKPPNSTHIIAAQMCEDLMNQNQSIVHALFKQDDKVKSEYRIRLNASINASRFLLRQGLPFRGHTEKEEAVNKGNFLELVKYTGEQNDAIKQIGVVLRFVDKRGAIKERFIGVVHVKETSSLALKSAIDDLFARYGISIKNVRGQGNDGASNMRESTKRELQKLRDDGWELLMAKVASFCKIHDAEILIMEEDFVDRRRPRKRTNITNMHHYKVNCFCTVLDLQIQESNDRFTEVTIDLLICMASLSPIYSFHGFDKEKLVRLAKFYPDDFSYGELLSLEQL comes from the exons ATGAATTATCCAGCAAATCAAAGAGACGAGGTTAGACGTAGATATCTGACTAAAGGTCCATGCCAACCTTATGGTCATAAATTTAAACAAATATTGATATCTGGTTCGACAAGGCGATTCAATCCAGCTTGGTTTGATCAATATG AAGGGTTTAGTAGTTGGAATAAGCCAGATAGATTGCTTACTCATATGGGTAAACCACCCAACAGTACTCATATTATTGCTGCTCAGATGTGTGAGGATTTGATGAATCAAAACCAATCTATAGTACATGCTCTGTTTAAGCAAGATGATAAGGTGAAAAGTGAGTATCGTATTCGCTTAAATGCTTCGATTAATGCTTCCAGATTCTTGTTACGACAAGGATTACCTTTTCGTGGCCATACTGAGAAAGAAGAGGCTGTGAATAAAGGAAATTTCTTGGAGCTTGTGAAATACACAGGAGAACAAAACGATGCTATAA AGCAGATTGGTGTTGTTTTACGGTTTGTTGATAAAAGAGGAGCAATCAAAGAAAGATTTATTGGAGTTGTTCATGTAAAAGAAACATCTTCACTAGCTCTAAAGTCTGCTATAGATGATTTGTTTGCTAGATATGGGATCAGCATTAAAAATGTGAGAGGACAAGGTAATGATGGAGCTAGTAATATGAGAG AATCCACTAAGCGAGAACTGCAGAAGCTTAGAGATGATGGTTGGGAATTGCTTATGGCTAAGGTTGCTTCTTTTTGTAAGATACATGATGCTGAAATTCTTATCATGGAAGAAGATTTTGTTGATCGTAGGAGACCAAGAAAGAGAACTAACATAACCAATATGCATCATTATAAGGTCAACTGCTTTTGCACAGTTCTGGATTTGCAAATTCAAGAGTCCAATGATCGTTTTACAGAGGTAACCATTGATCTACTTATTTGTATGGCTTCTTTAAGTCCGATTTATTCATTCCATGGGTTTGACAAGGAGAAGTTGGTGAGATTAGCTAAGTTCTATCCAGATGATTTTAGCTATGGTGAGCTTTTATCTTTAGAGCAGCTTTAA